Genomic segment of Pseudomonas sp. DY-1:
CGACCCCTTGCCCGGCGAGCGCAATGGCATCGCCGAGGTTGATCTGGACCGCGCACTGGCTGAGTTCGGCAGCTTCGTCGACGTCACCCGCGATGATCTCCAGCGCCTGCTCCAGCTCGCCGAAAAGCACGCGCTGCGCCGCACCATGGGCGACCTGCGAGCGGCACGGATCATGTCCCGCGACCTGCGCACCATCGGCCCCGAGGCCCCAGTCAGCGAGGCCTGGCGCCTGCTTGACCAGCATCATCTGAAAGCCCTGCCGGTACTGGACGACAAGCAGCACCTGGTGGGCATCCTGACCCTCTCCGACCTGCTCGGCCACGCGGCCAGCACGGCACCCCGCAGCCTCGCCGAACGCTTCCGCGCCCGCCGCGAAGCGCCCGTGTCGCGGCTGATGAGCCGGCCGGTGCGCTGCGTGACCGTGGACACGCCGTTGGTGGAGTTGGTGTCGCTGCTTTCCGACCAGGGCCTGCATTGCCTGCCGGTGCTGGACGACAGTGGCCGCGTGGTCGGGATCATCAGCCAAAGCGACCTGATCGCTGCGCTCTACCGCAACTGGCTGCAGGACCTGCAACAGCAGCCGGTACTGCAGCTGGCGAGTTGAGTCCCGCACACACCTGTGGGAGCGATTTCAATCGCGAATGAATTCGCTCCCATAATCGCTGCCCAGCTCCGTAGGGTGCGCCGCGCGCACCAACAATCCCGTGCTGGAACACTGGTGCGCATGGCGCACCCTACGGATTGACCTTGGCGGGATCGGCTCAGATCGGGTCCCAGCGCCGGGACCAGTCGATGTCCTCGGTCACCACGTCGCGCAGCACGTCGATGGCCTGGCGCAGGGCCGGGGAATCCTTCTCGCGGGAGTAGACCAGGTAGGTGGGATAGGTGAATTCCGGCGCCTTCTCCACCCGTTCCAGCTCGCCATTCTCCAGGTGCCCCTGCACCACGCGGGCCCGGAAGTAGCCGGAACCGCCGCACTGGAGGATGTAGTGGAGCGCCAGCGGCCCGAGATTGGTGGACAGCACGGCGCTGGCCTTTTCCGGTAGCGCGGCGTCATGGCGCTGGCGGAATTCCTGGCCCCAGTCGTTGTAGATGTAGGGCTCGGGATTGGTCGTCGAACGCACCTGGATCAGCTTCTCTTCCAGCAGCAACTCCACTTGCAGGCCCGGCCAGTAATCCGGGCGGTAGACCAGCGCGGCATCCAGCAGGCCGCGCTGCAGTTGCTGTTGCAGGTGGCCCGCCTCACCGACTTCCGCACGGACCGCATGGGATGGCATGCGCTCGCGCAGGCGGATTACCCAACTGAGCACCAGCGGACTGCACAGGCTGACTTCGCCGCCCAGGTTGAGCACGTCGCGAAAACCCTCGGGCAGCGGCAAATCGCGCCTGGCAGCCTCCCATGTCTGCACCAGTTGGCTGGCATAGGCAACGAACACTTCGCCATCGGCGGTCAGCCGCGCCCCCGCGCGATTGCGCACGAAGAGCCGGCAATCCAGTTGCTGCTCGAGGTTGTGCACCCGCGCGGTGATTGTGGTCTGGGTGACGTGCAGGCGCTCGGCCGCGGCGACGAAACTGCCGGTACGAACGATCTCCAGGAAGGTGCGCGCCAGGTCGATATCCATGGGTGTGCTCGGTGCGGAAAGAATGGCCGAGTTTAACGGCTGACGAAGCGCCTCGCGTCGACTTGTGGGGGCGAGTTCATTCGCCAATGGGCGTCCCCGTCTCCACCAGCCTCAGCAACCGTAAGGCACTGGCGCGAACTTCCTCACGCAAGGCCTCAGGTTCGCGCACCTCGAAATCGCAAGGCAGCTTCATCAGCTGTCGGGCGAACCAGCTCATGCTGTCGGTGCGGGTACGCAACAGCACGCCCTCCTCCTGCGGCTCCAGCAGGCCCATACCGCTGCTTAGCTCCTCGGCGGCACGGGCAAGGTCGCACTTGAGCAGCACTTCGACCGCCGTCGAACGGGGCAGTTGGGCGATGCTTCCGGTGAGGAAGGCGGCGGCGTCGAAGTCATGCGGACGTTCGAAGCGGGCGTCCAGAAGCAGCAGAGCCTGCATCCGGTCCAGGCGAAAGCTGCGTAGATCCCGGCGCAGATGACAGTAGCCGCTCATGTACCAGCGCCCGGCGCGATAGACCAGGCCATACGGATCGGCCTCGCGCTCGCTGCTTTCGCCATCGCTGGCGCTGTAGGTGAAACGCACCCGCTGGCGCATCTGCGTAGCGGCCGCGAGATCCAGCAACCAGCGCTCACTGGCATTGGCGCGCGATCCCGGCAAGTCCAGGGTGGCGGCTTCGCCCAGGGCCCGCAGCCGTGGCTTGAGGTTGGCCGGCATCACCCGCTCCAGCTTTGCACGGGCGCTGGCCACCGCTGGCGCCGCCTGATCCAGACCAAGGTTCTGCACCGCCAGCAGACCGAGGGACAGGGCCAGGGTTTCCTCGTTGGTGAACATCATGGGTGGCAGTTTGAAACCGGCTACCAGACGGTAGCCACCATGGCGGCCACGCTCGGCGGTCAGGGGAATGCCGATTTCCTCGAGGGTGGCGATGTAGCGCCGAAGGGTGCGGCTATCCACCTCCAGTCGCCGGGCCAGTTCGCTGCCACTGAGCTGGCCGTGGGTCTGCAGCAGCTCGAGTACGGCGAGCACGCGGGTGGTTGGATTAGGCATGGCCAGGCTCCCTGAAAAAAGTTCCAGGCACGAAATTAATTAGGGCGGAATATAGCCTGATTCACTCCTAAGGTGGTTCCACGGCCGCTCAGCAAGGCCTTTCACCCCCCACTACAAGGAGCAAGACTATGGAACCCGTTCTCTTCTATGGCGTACCGCAAGGTTGTTCGTTCGGCTCGATCGTGGCCCTCGAGTGGCTCGGCCTGCCCTACCGCCTGTGCCGCGTGGAGATGCTGGAGCAGCCTTGGGACCCGCTGTTCGCCCGCATCAATCCGTTGAACAAGACACCCGCCCTCCTGACCGAAAGCGGTCAGCCGGTCAGTGAAAGCCTGGCCATCCTGCTCAGCCTTGCCGGTCGGAATCCGGGCAGCGAGCTGTGCCCGATCCAGGGCAGTCCGGAATACGACCGCCTGAGCCAGATGCTGGCCTACCTGGTGACTGATTTCTTCGGCTCGTTCGCACCGCTCTGGGCGGCCTACGAGATGGCCGATGGCGATGACACCACCAAGGCCGTGCTACGCAAGAAAGGCACTGCGGACGTGAGAGTGCAATGCGCTTATCTGGATGGCCTGCTGCAGGATCGGGACTGGCTGCTAGGTGAACAACGCAGCCTGGCGGACGCTTACTTCGCCGGTGTCAGCCGCTGGGTGGAGTACATGAAGCTGTTCGACCTTGGCCGGGAGTGCCCGCACCTGCAACGCTACCTGCTGAAGCTGAAGGCCGACCCGGCCATCACCTTCGCCCGCGCCATCGAAGACGGCGAGCCGGCGCTCAGCGATGGAGGCTTCAAGGGGCATGTGACGCTGGAGCAACTGGCGCCACGCCTGGCGGCCTGATCCACCCTC
This window contains:
- a CDS encoding CBS domain-containing protein; this encodes MPQNPLRLWLQRLLPDASNAPPREWLRAAIGGCIAVFLAALVCNQLFGTDLALRLIAPFSASALLLFAVTSSPVAQPWPVVAGNVLAAAIGLLVSHWGLPPLAAAATAFGLALVGMQALRCLHPPSCAIALGAALGGPVFSALGWHLLLPVLLGSLVLVNTALLFNNLSGVPYPRKVAHPASGPHLTADPLPGERNGIAEVDLDRALAEFGSFVDVTRDDLQRLLQLAEKHALRRTMGDLRAARIMSRDLRTIGPEAPVSEAWRLLDQHHLKALPVLDDKQHLVGILTLSDLLGHAASTAPRSLAERFRARREAPVSRLMSRPVRCVTVDTPLVELVSLLSDQGLHCLPVLDDSGRVVGIISQSDLIAALYRNWLQDLQQQPVLQLAS
- a CDS encoding LysR family transcriptional regulator encodes the protein MDIDLARTFLEIVRTGSFVAAAERLHVTQTTITARVHNLEQQLDCRLFVRNRAGARLTADGEVFVAYASQLVQTWEAARRDLPLPEGFRDVLNLGGEVSLCSPLVLSWVIRLRERMPSHAVRAEVGEAGHLQQQLQRGLLDAALVYRPDYWPGLQVELLLEEKLIQVRSTTNPEPYIYNDWGQEFRQRHDAALPEKASAVLSTNLGPLALHYILQCGGSGYFRARVVQGHLENGELERVEKAPEFTYPTYLVYSREKDSPALRQAIDVLRDVVTEDIDWSRRWDPI
- a CDS encoding YafY family protein, whose amino-acid sequence is MPNPTTRVLAVLELLQTHGQLSGSELARRLEVDSRTLRRYIATLEEIGIPLTAERGRHGGYRLVAGFKLPPMMFTNEETLALSLGLLAVQNLGLDQAAPAVASARAKLERVMPANLKPRLRALGEAATLDLPGSRANASERWLLDLAAATQMRQRVRFTYSASDGESSEREADPYGLVYRAGRWYMSGYCHLRRDLRSFRLDRMQALLLLDARFERPHDFDAAAFLTGSIAQLPRSTAVEVLLKCDLARAAEELSSGMGLLEPQEEGVLLRTRTDSMSWFARQLMKLPCDFEVREPEALREEVRASALRLLRLVETGTPIGE
- a CDS encoding glutathione S-transferase family protein: MEPVLFYGVPQGCSFGSIVALEWLGLPYRLCRVEMLEQPWDPLFARINPLNKTPALLTESGQPVSESLAILLSLAGRNPGSELCPIQGSPEYDRLSQMLAYLVTDFFGSFAPLWAAYEMADGDDTTKAVLRKKGTADVRVQCAYLDGLLQDRDWLLGEQRSLADAYFAGVSRWVEYMKLFDLGRECPHLQRYLLKLKADPAITFARAIEDGEPALSDGGFKGHVTLEQLAPRLAA